The DNA window AAACCATATTTCAAATTATACTACAGCTTGTAAGATTAGCTTATGTTGATAATTGAATATAGTTATTTTGAATTTTCCTTCCTCAGTTTCTATAATGCCATAACTGGCAATTCTTCCTTGCTTCGCCGTAGCCTTGTTTTGCCATGGCTTTCCTCTAGGGCGGCTTCGCGAAGGCAAGCCTTTTTCCTCTTCTGAATGCAAATGACCTGGATTAAAGTAAATTCCTTTTTTACTATTTGCCAATTCCCAATTGTGAGTATGACCAAAGAGATATAAATCTGCTGTTCCTTCTATATCATCTCTTGAATGAATAAGTATAACTTTCCTACCATTTATCGTGATTTCCTTTTGTTTTGGTAGGCTGCCATCTTTGTATTTAGGATGAAAAATTCCTGGAACTTTTATAACTTCTTTGCCTTCAG is part of the Candidatus Cloacimonadota bacterium genome and encodes:
- a CDS encoding metallophosphoesterase family protein, whose product is MPKILVLSDTHQNLKILENVLEANLDSNIIIHLGDDYEDMDNFPNLTEGKEVIKVPGIFHPKYKDGSLPKQKEITINGRKVILIHSRDDIEGTADLYLFGHTHNWELANSKKGIYFNPGHLHSEEEKGLPSRSRPRGKPWQNKATAKQGRIASYGIIETEEGKFKITIFNYQHKLILQAVV